A genome region from Thermomonospora amylolytica includes the following:
- a CDS encoding SsgA family sporulation/cell division regulator, whose translation MNRSTIISAELALRLVVPDRTTVPLLAEMEYAAGDPYAVRMLFYVGNDDPVEWIFARELLTVGIVRRVGDGDVQVWPGEPDDDRIVHIALSSPFGDALFEVPLPPMADFLHRTYRMVPAGREPEFIDMESELENLLWPS comes from the coding sequence ATGAACCGCAGCACGATCATCTCGGCCGAGCTCGCCCTCCGGCTCGTCGTCCCCGACCGCACGACCGTTCCCCTGCTGGCCGAGATGGAGTACGCGGCCGGCGATCCGTACGCCGTCCGGATGCTGTTCTACGTCGGCAACGACGATCCGGTGGAGTGGATCTTCGCCCGGGAGCTGCTCACCGTCGGCATCGTCCGCCGGGTCGGCGACGGCGACGTGCAGGTCTGGCCGGGCGAGCCGGACGACGACCGGATCGTGCACATCGCGCTGTCCTCGCCGTTCGGGGACGCGCTGTTCGAGGTGCCGCTGCCGCCGATGGCCGACTTCCTGCACCGCACGTACCGGATGGTCCCCGCGGGCCGGGAGCCGGAGTTCATCGACATGGAGTCCGAGCTGGAGAACCTGCTGTGGCCCTCGTGA
- the fahA gene encoding fumarylacetoacetase has product MTTIDIPGDSPFGLANLPYGVFSTPGTASRVGVRVTDWVVDLAQALGDEVFAAPSLNPFMAQGPRRWAEVRERVTELVSGRIPDGAVHPVGGVRMHLPFEVGDFVDFYASEHHAANLGRLFRPGSSPLMPNWRHLPVGYHGRAGTVVVSGTDVRRPCGQLKPPDADAPVFGPSRRLDIEAELGFVVGAGSAPGSPVRCDDFAAHVFGAVLVNDWSARDIQSWEYVPLGPFLGKSFATSVSAWVVPLAALEAARVKTPPQDPEPLPYLRENEPWGLDVELSVRWNGQEVSRPPYREMYWSPAQMLAHMTVNGAHVRTGDLYASGTISGPERDQRGAFIELTWNGREPLEVNGTPRGFLEDGDEVVITATAPAPGGGRIGFGEVRGRVLPALAGERD; this is encoded by the coding sequence GTGACGACGATCGACATTCCCGGCGACTCGCCGTTCGGCCTGGCCAACCTGCCGTACGGGGTGTTCTCCACCCCGGGGACGGCGTCGCGGGTCGGGGTGCGGGTGACGGACTGGGTGGTGGACCTGGCGCAGGCGCTCGGCGACGAGGTGTTCGCCGCGCCGTCGCTGAACCCGTTCATGGCGCAGGGCCCGCGGCGGTGGGCCGAGGTGCGGGAGCGGGTCACCGAGCTGGTGTCGGGCCGGATCCCCGACGGGGCGGTGCACCCGGTCGGCGGGGTGCGGATGCACCTGCCGTTCGAGGTCGGCGACTTCGTGGACTTCTACGCCTCCGAGCACCACGCCGCCAACCTGGGGCGGCTGTTCCGGCCGGGATCCTCCCCGCTGATGCCCAACTGGCGGCACCTGCCGGTCGGCTACCACGGCCGCGCCGGGACGGTGGTGGTGTCCGGCACCGACGTCCGCCGCCCGTGCGGCCAGCTCAAGCCGCCGGACGCCGACGCCCCGGTCTTCGGGCCGTCGCGGCGGCTGGACATCGAGGCCGAGCTGGGCTTCGTGGTCGGCGCCGGGTCGGCGCCGGGCTCCCCGGTCCGCTGCGACGACTTCGCCGCCCACGTGTTCGGGGCGGTGCTGGTCAACGACTGGTCGGCGCGCGACATCCAGTCCTGGGAGTACGTGCCGCTGGGGCCGTTCCTGGGCAAGAGCTTCGCGACCTCGGTGTCGGCGTGGGTGGTGCCGCTGGCGGCGCTGGAGGCCGCCCGGGTCAAGACCCCGCCGCAGGACCCCGAGCCGCTGCCCTACCTGCGGGAGAACGAGCCGTGGGGGCTGGACGTGGAGCTGTCGGTGCGGTGGAACGGCCAGGAGGTCAGCCGCCCGCCGTACCGGGAGATGTACTGGTCGCCGGCGCAGATGCTGGCGCACATGACGGTCAACGGCGCCCACGTGCGCACCGGCGACCTGTACGCCTCCGGCACGATCTCCGGTCCCGAGCGCGACCAGCGCGGCGCGTTCATCGAGCTGACCTGGAACGGCCGGGAGCCGCTGGAGGTGAACGGGACGCCGCGCGGCTTCCTGGAGGACGGCGACGAGGTGGTGATCACCGCCACCGCGCCCGCCCCGGGCGGCGGGCGGATCGGTTTCGGCGAGGTCCGCGGCCGGGTGCTGCCGGCCCTCGCCGGCGAACGCGACTGA
- a CDS encoding SDR family oxidoreductase, with translation MLLRDRVIVISGVGPGLGRGLALQCARAGADVVLAARTRERLDAVAEEVAGLGRRAVTVPADITDDDACRELARIAVETCGRVDGLVNNAFAVPPLTDLGTVDLDAVRAGFETNVLGALRLTRLLTPALVEHGGSVVMINSAVLRHSRRTFGAYKMAKSALLAMAQSLATELGPRGVRVNTVAPGYIWADNLRWYFGRLARERGVPARQIYDETAAALDLRRLPEPDEIADAVVFLLSPMARAITGQCLDVNGGEYHH, from the coding sequence ATGCTGCTGCGCGACCGGGTCATCGTGATCTCCGGCGTCGGCCCCGGCCTGGGCCGCGGCCTGGCCCTGCAGTGCGCGCGGGCCGGGGCGGACGTGGTGCTGGCCGCCCGCACCCGCGAACGGCTCGACGCGGTCGCCGAGGAGGTCGCCGGTCTCGGCCGCCGTGCGGTGACCGTCCCGGCCGACATCACCGACGACGACGCCTGCCGGGAACTGGCCCGCATCGCGGTGGAGACCTGCGGGCGGGTGGACGGCCTGGTCAACAACGCGTTCGCCGTCCCCCCGCTGACCGACCTGGGCACCGTCGACCTCGACGCCGTCCGCGCCGGGTTCGAGACGAACGTGCTCGGCGCGCTGCGGCTGACCCGGCTGCTGACCCCCGCGCTGGTCGAGCACGGCGGCTCCGTCGTGATGATCAACTCGGCGGTGCTGCGGCACTCCCGCCGCACGTTCGGGGCGTACAAGATGGCCAAGTCCGCGCTGCTGGCGATGGCGCAGAGCCTGGCCACCGAACTCGGCCCGCGCGGCGTCCGGGTCAACACCGTCGCCCCCGGCTACATCTGGGCCGACAACCTCAGGTGGTACTTCGGCCGCCTGGCCCGCGAACGCGGCGTTCCCGCCCGGCAGATCTACGACGAGACCGCCGCCGCCCTCGACCTGCGCAGGCTGCCCGAGCCCGACGAGATCGCCGACGCCGTGGTGTTCCTGCTGTCCCCGATGGCCCGCGCGATCACCGGGCAGTGCCTGGACGTCAACGGCGGCGAGTACCACCACTGA
- the sthA gene encoding Si-specific NAD(P)(+) transhydrogenase, translating to MYDFDILVLGSGPGGQRAAIAAAKLGRRVAVVDRWNMIGGVCINTGTIPSKTLREAVLYLTGLSQRELYGQSYRVKDEITVADLTMRTRHVVGREVDVVRSQLARNRVTVLTGTGRFLDPHTVGVVDEAGHERKVTADRIVIATGTRPARPASVEFDDQTVIDSDGVLRLDRVPNTMVVVGAGVIGIEYASMFAALGTKVTVVERRERMLEFCDLEIVEALKYHLRDLAVTFRFGETVQAVERRPRGALTVLESGKKIPADTVMYSAGRHGMTDGLCLEAAGLTADARGRIAVDERFRTEVPHIYAVGDVIGFPSLAATSMEQGRLAAHDACGEPVSRIHDLQPIGIYTVPEISFVGRTEDELTAARVPFEVGVARYRELARGQIIGDSHGVLKLLVSPEDRSLLGVHVFGTGATELVHIGQTVMGCGGTVDYLVDAVFNYPTLAESYKVAALDATNKMRQIALLEQ from the coding sequence GTGTACGACTTCGACATCCTCGTGCTCGGATCCGGCCCCGGCGGGCAGCGCGCGGCGATCGCCGCGGCCAAGCTCGGCCGCCGCGTCGCGGTCGTCGACCGGTGGAACATGATCGGCGGCGTCTGCATCAACACCGGGACCATCCCGTCCAAGACGCTGCGGGAGGCCGTCCTCTACCTGACCGGGCTGAGCCAGCGCGAGCTGTACGGGCAGAGCTACCGGGTCAAGGACGAGATCACCGTCGCCGACCTGACCATGCGCACCCGGCACGTGGTGGGCCGCGAGGTGGACGTGGTGCGCAGCCAGCTCGCCCGCAACCGGGTCACCGTGCTGACCGGCACCGGCCGGTTCCTGGACCCGCACACCGTGGGGGTCGTCGACGAGGCCGGGCACGAGCGCAAGGTCACCGCCGACCGGATCGTCATCGCCACCGGCACCCGCCCGGCGCGGCCGGCCAGCGTGGAGTTCGACGACCAGACCGTGATCGACTCCGACGGCGTCCTGCGGCTGGACCGGGTGCCGAACACGATGGTGGTGGTCGGCGCCGGGGTGATCGGCATCGAGTACGCCTCCATGTTCGCCGCGCTGGGCACCAAGGTCACCGTGGTGGAGCGGCGCGAGCGGATGCTGGAGTTCTGCGACCTGGAGATCGTCGAGGCGCTCAAGTACCACCTGCGGGACCTGGCGGTCACCTTCCGGTTCGGGGAGACGGTGCAGGCGGTGGAGCGGCGCCCGCGCGGCGCGCTGACCGTGCTGGAGAGCGGCAAGAAGATCCCCGCCGACACGGTGATGTACTCGGCCGGGCGGCACGGCATGACCGACGGGCTGTGCCTGGAGGCCGCCGGGCTGACCGCCGACGCCCGCGGCCGGATCGCGGTGGACGAGCGGTTCCGCACCGAGGTGCCGCACATCTACGCGGTCGGCGACGTGATCGGGTTCCCGTCGCTGGCGGCGACCTCGATGGAGCAGGGGCGGCTGGCGGCGCACGACGCGTGCGGGGAGCCGGTCAGCCGGATCCACGACCTGCAGCCGATCGGGATCTACACCGTTCCGGAGATCAGCTTCGTGGGGCGGACCGAGGACGAGCTGACCGCCGCCAGGGTGCCGTTCGAGGTGGGGGTGGCGCGGTACCGGGAGCTGGCCCGCGGCCAGATCATCGGGGACTCCCACGGGGTGCTCAAGCTGCTGGTGTCCCCGGAGGACCGGTCGCTGCTGGGGGTGCACGTCTTCGGCACCGGGGCGACCGAGCTGGTGCACATCGGGCAGACCGTGATGGGCTGCGGGGGCACGGTGGACTACCTGGTGGACGCCGTGTTCAACTACCCGACGCTGGCGGAGTCGTACAAGGTCGCGGCGCTGGACGCGACGAACAAGATGCGGCAGATCGCGTTGCTGGAGCAGTAG
- a CDS encoding sulfotransferase family protein translates to MSPGRTGVGTVEDLHASASKITGLTDFGGDEHLDGLAVLLDSYAREAGLTPAGAKAARAMLRGALAARLMSEAAWKRHPEHAAVPVERPIFVTGLPRTGTTALHRLLVADPAHQGLEVWLAEVPQPRPPRDTWADDPVFQAVQAGYERHHVAHPEFMGVHYMSADMVEECWQLLRQSMRSISFECLAHVPAYSAWLAGQDWVPAYRRHRRNLQLIGLNDPGRRWVLKNPSHLFALDALLAVYPDALIVQTHRSPRSAMASMCSLAAHATAGWSETFTGEVIGRDQLALWSRGLAAFRAERARHDPARFFDVHYDDFVRDPIGTVEAVYAHFGLPFTDAARTAMTRLHEESLQGEGRPAHRYALEDFGLTPEEVDERFAGHLPDTAR, encoded by the coding sequence ATGAGCCCAGGGCGCACCGGCGTCGGCACCGTCGAGGACCTGCACGCCTCCGCCAGCAAGATCACCGGCCTGACCGACTTCGGCGGCGACGAACATCTCGACGGGCTGGCGGTGCTGCTGGACTCCTACGCCCGGGAGGCCGGGCTCACCCCCGCGGGCGCCAAGGCCGCCCGCGCCATGCTGCGGGGCGCGCTGGCCGCCCGGCTGATGTCCGAGGCGGCCTGGAAGCGGCATCCCGAGCACGCCGCCGTTCCCGTCGAACGCCCGATCTTCGTCACCGGCCTGCCCCGCACCGGCACCACCGCCCTGCACCGGCTGCTGGTCGCCGACCCCGCCCACCAGGGCCTGGAGGTGTGGCTGGCCGAGGTGCCGCAGCCGCGCCCGCCCCGCGACACCTGGGCGGACGACCCGGTGTTCCAGGCCGTCCAGGCCGGCTACGAAAGACACCACGTCGCGCACCCCGAGTTCATGGGCGTGCACTACATGTCCGCCGACATGGTCGAGGAATGCTGGCAACTGCTGCGCCAGTCGATGCGCTCGATCTCCTTCGAGTGCCTGGCCCACGTGCCGGCCTACTCCGCCTGGCTGGCCGGCCAGGACTGGGTCCCCGCGTACCGGCGGCACCGCCGCAACCTCCAGCTGATCGGCCTGAACGACCCCGGCCGCCGCTGGGTGCTCAAGAACCCCAGCCACCTGTTCGCCCTCGACGCCCTCCTGGCCGTCTACCCCGACGCGCTGATCGTCCAGACCCACCGGTCCCCGCGCAGCGCGATGGCGTCCATGTGCAGCCTCGCCGCCCACGCCACCGCGGGCTGGTCGGAGACGTTCACCGGCGAGGTCATCGGCCGCGACCAGCTCGCCCTGTGGAGCCGGGGCCTTGCGGCGTTCCGGGCCGAACGCGCCAGGCACGACCCGGCCCGCTTCTTCGACGTGCACTACGACGACTTCGTCCGCGACCCCATCGGGACCGTCGAGGCCGTCTACGCCCACTTCGGCCTGCCGTTCACCGACGCCGCCCGCACCGCGATGACCCGGCTTCACGAGGAGAGCCTCCAGGGCGAGGGGCGCCCCGCCCACCGCTACGCCCTAGAGGACTTCGGCCTCACCCCCGAGGAGGTCGACGAACGCTTCGCCGGCCACCTGCCGGACACCGCCCGCTGA
- a CDS encoding alpha/beta fold hydrolase, protein MVRRLVALLAVLVLAGALAPPGQAAGRAQHRPVIFVHGFSGSGGQFDSQARRLTSNGYRGDLIEAHEYDSLFQAGTREQVYAGLDARIDRLLARSGADRVDLLAHSLGTGLMQEYLRSSPERAAKVAHYVNLDGAPSADQPGGVPTLAVWGEGPSTRRIGGARNVYFPGQAHTEVVTSKETFAEFFAFFTGRAPRTTEIVEEHGTIALSGRAVLFPGNVGAEGARLEVYEVDPRTGERRTRRPLAVWTIGADGSWGPIGARPRAHYEFALVWSQTSVHHLYFQPFRRSDRLVRLLTSRPGEGLAAQMQTGDRHANLVINRQREWWGDQGAAGDSLRINGQEVLTAANAPRAKRTIGIFAFDAGADQVTDLTAPLQPFFGQPFLTGMDVHVPAGRPVTVTARPRGGNGEVDVLTVPGLPSSGHRMGLQFDDHLG, encoded by the coding sequence ATGGTACGCAGGCTCGTGGCGCTGCTGGCGGTGCTGGTGCTGGCGGGGGCGCTCGCTCCGCCGGGTCAGGCGGCCGGACGCGCGCAGCACAGACCGGTGATCTTCGTGCACGGGTTCAGCGGCTCCGGCGGCCAGTTCGACAGCCAGGCGCGCCGGCTGACGTCCAACGGCTACCGGGGCGACCTGATCGAGGCGCACGAGTACGACTCGCTGTTCCAGGCGGGCACCCGTGAGCAGGTGTACGCGGGCCTGGACGCCCGGATCGACCGGCTGCTGGCCAGGTCGGGCGCGGACAGGGTGGACCTGCTGGCCCACTCGCTGGGAACCGGCCTGATGCAGGAGTACCTGCGCAGCTCGCCGGAACGCGCGGCCAAGGTCGCGCACTACGTCAACCTCGACGGGGCGCCCTCCGCCGACCAGCCCGGCGGGGTGCCGACCCTGGCGGTCTGGGGTGAGGGCCCGTCCACCCGCCGGATCGGCGGCGCCCGCAACGTCTACTTCCCCGGCCAGGCGCACACCGAGGTGGTCACCTCGAAGGAGACGTTCGCCGAGTTCTTCGCGTTCTTCACCGGGCGGGCGCCGCGCACCACCGAGATCGTCGAGGAGCACGGGACGATCGCGCTGTCGGGCCGGGCGGTGCTGTTCCCCGGCAACGTCGGGGCCGAGGGCGCGCGGCTGGAGGTCTACGAGGTGGACCCGCGGACCGGTGAGCGCCGCACCCGGCGGCCACTGGCGGTCTGGACCATCGGGGCGGACGGCTCGTGGGGTCCGATCGGGGCCCGGCCCCGTGCCCACTACGAGTTCGCCCTGGTGTGGAGCCAGACCTCCGTGCACCACCTGTACTTCCAGCCGTTCCGCCGCTCCGACCGGCTGGTGCGGCTGCTGACCAGCCGTCCCGGCGAGGGCCTGGCGGCGCAGATGCAGACCGGGGACCGGCACGCCAACCTGGTGATCAACCGGCAGCGCGAGTGGTGGGGCGACCAGGGCGCGGCGGGCGACTCGCTGCGGATCAACGGCCAGGAGGTGCTGACCGCCGCCAACGCCCCGCGCGCCAAGCGCACCATCGGGATCTTCGCGTTCGACGCGGGCGCCGACCAGGTCACCGACCTGACCGCGCCGCTCCAGCCGTTCTTCGGCCAGCCCTTCCTGACCGGGATGGACGTGCACGTCCCGGCCGGGCGGCCGGTGACCGTGACGGCCCGGCCGCGCGGCGGGAACGGCGAGGTCGACGTGCTGACGGTGCCGGGCCTGCCGTCCAGCGGGCACCGGATGGGCCTGCAGTTCGACGACCACCTGGGCTGA
- a CDS encoding STAS domain-containing protein, whose translation MDLRTILNAEHGQTIAKVVGTVDAMTAHRLRIDLTRGLTLAEHGLVVDLSRVGFMDSAGLRVLIAVRRNARLHGKSLALVGPRPQIRKLLQASGFYGYFDIRPMGPRPVGGTRRTGR comes from the coding sequence ATGGACCTGCGCACGATCCTGAACGCAGAACACGGCCAGACCATCGCCAAGGTGGTCGGCACCGTGGACGCGATGACCGCGCACCGGCTGCGCATCGACCTCACCCGCGGCCTCACCCTGGCCGAGCACGGCCTGGTGGTGGACCTGTCCCGGGTCGGCTTCATGGACTCCGCCGGGCTGCGCGTCCTGATCGCCGTCCGCCGCAACGCCCGGCTGCACGGCAAGTCCCTCGCGCTGGTTGGCCCGCGCCCGCAGATCCGCAAGCTGCTGCAGGCCAGCGGCTTCTACGGCTACTTCGACATCCGGCCGATGGGGCCGCGCCCGGTCGGCGGAACCCGCCGCACCGGCCGCTAG
- a CDS encoding MarR family winged helix-turn-helix transcriptional regulator: protein MAEDEAGGPGLDFWSFIELAGRRLREHGFGDGLATQVLLTLNRASDIVTYDLEAAVHRPRGRSWSAFRLLFVTWLAGPLEAKRAAELTGMSRAAVSALSKPLVAEGLLERAHDERDRRAVLLSLTERGRREMAATFEAQRRREREWTGVLTETEQRILVMLLNKLITDRHQFDVRGRR from the coding sequence ATGGCCGAGGACGAGGCTGGCGGCCCCGGGCTGGACTTCTGGTCGTTCATCGAGCTGGCGGGGCGGCGGCTGCGCGAGCACGGGTTCGGCGACGGGCTGGCCACCCAGGTGCTGCTGACCCTCAACCGGGCCTCCGACATCGTCACCTACGACCTGGAGGCCGCCGTGCACCGGCCGCGGGGGCGGTCGTGGTCGGCGTTCCGGCTGCTGTTCGTCACCTGGCTGGCCGGGCCGCTGGAGGCCAAGCGGGCGGCCGAGCTGACCGGGATGAGCCGGGCGGCGGTGTCCGCGCTGAGCAAGCCGCTGGTCGCCGAGGGGCTGCTGGAGCGGGCCCACGACGAGCGGGACCGGCGGGCGGTGCTGCTGTCGCTGACCGAGCGCGGCCGGCGGGAGATGGCCGCCACGTTCGAGGCGCAGCGCCGCCGCGAGCGGGAGTGGACGGGCGTGCTCACCGAGACCGAGCAGCGGATCCTGGTGATGCTGCTGAACAAGCTGATCACCGACCGGCACCAGTTCGACGTGCGCGGACGCCGCTAG
- a CDS encoding nuclear transport factor 2 family protein: MDLVTIEEIRQAKYRYLRCLDLKLWDEFADAFTEDAVAEYDTPVLGEPLRLAGREAIVAYMRENLGPQTITSHLVSHPEIEVDGDEARGSWCLEDTVIVKEHRLLIRGAAYYRDTYRRCPDGRWRVGSTGHRRTYEYTVSFDDLPSLRLTADPWNTR; this comes from the coding sequence ATGGATCTGGTGACGATCGAGGAGATCCGGCAGGCCAAGTACCGGTACCTGCGCTGCCTGGACCTCAAGCTGTGGGACGAGTTCGCCGACGCGTTCACCGAGGACGCCGTGGCCGAGTACGACACCCCGGTGCTCGGCGAGCCGCTGCGGCTGGCCGGACGGGAGGCGATCGTCGCGTACATGCGCGAGAACCTGGGGCCGCAGACCATCACCTCCCACCTGGTGAGCCACCCGGAGATCGAGGTCGACGGCGACGAGGCCCGGGGGAGCTGGTGCCTGGAGGACACCGTCATCGTCAAGGAGCACCGGCTGCTCATCCGGGGCGCCGCCTACTACCGCGACACCTACCGGCGGTGCCCGGACGGGCGCTGGCGGGTCGGCTCCACCGGGCACCGGCGGACCTACGAGTACACCGTGTCGTTCGACGACCTGCCGAGCCTGCGGCTGACCGCCGACCCGTGGAACACCCGTTGA
- a CDS encoding PGPGW domain-containing protein: MASSDDGRSGRAELVHETAEAVGDMAEDAGEAVKDAAEAITGRFQRFRAFIRRNRLLNTTWRIGVFTVGVTVLAGGLVMMIAPGPGILGIIVGLAILATEFAWAQRALHRAKAAAEKAKEKALDPRTKRRNTILAVIGGLLGGAAVIAYLVVYQFTLPWNIVDYTPWDTTP, from the coding sequence GTGGCGAGCAGTGACGACGGGCGCTCGGGTCGGGCCGAGCTGGTGCACGAGACGGCCGAGGCCGTCGGGGACATGGCGGAGGACGCGGGCGAGGCGGTCAAGGACGCCGCGGAGGCGATCACCGGCCGGTTCCAGCGGTTCCGCGCCTTCATCCGGCGCAACCGGCTGCTCAACACCACCTGGCGGATCGGGGTGTTCACGGTCGGGGTGACCGTGCTGGCCGGCGGGCTGGTGATGATGATCGCCCCCGGTCCCGGCATTCTCGGGATCATCGTCGGCCTGGCGATCCTGGCCACCGAGTTCGCCTGGGCGCAGCGGGCGCTGCACCGCGCCAAGGCCGCCGCGGAGAAGGCCAAGGAGAAGGCGCTCGACCCGCGCACCAAAAGGCGCAACACGATCCTGGCGGTGATCGGCGGCCTGCTGGGCGGCGCCGCGGTCATCGCCTACCTGGTGGTCTACCAGTTCACGCTGCCCTGGAACATCGTGGACTACACCCCCTGGGACACGACGCCCTGA
- a CDS encoding homogentisate 1,2-dioxygenase — MPYYRRVGAVPPKRHTRHHAPGGGLYYEELMGEEGFSSDSALLYHRHIPSAIVDAAPWAIPDCKTEPNHPLKPRHLRTHDLFPGEEWRGHDPVTGRRMLLGNGDVRIFYVAAGLASPLYRNAIGDECVYIESGTGAVETVFGVLRFRQGDYVLLPRGTTHRWVPAGDGPVRAYCIEASSHIQPPPRYLSKAGQFLEHAPYCERDLHGPDEPLLVDGEDVEVLVKHRGPGGVTGTRYVYARHPFDVVGWDGCLYPYTFNVEDFEPITGRVHQPPPVHQVFAGGGFVVCNFVPRKVDYHPLSVPVPYYHSNVDSDEVMFYCGGDYEARKGSGIGQGSVSLHPGGLAHGPQPGAYEASIGKDFFDELAVMVDTFRPLELGEGGRAAEDPGYAWTWAGRGPR, encoded by the coding sequence ATGCCCTACTACCGGCGGGTCGGTGCCGTTCCACCCAAACGGCACACCCGGCATCACGCGCCCGGCGGCGGCCTGTACTACGAGGAACTGATGGGCGAGGAGGGCTTCTCCAGCGACTCCGCCCTGCTGTACCACCGGCACATCCCGTCGGCCATCGTGGACGCCGCGCCCTGGGCGATCCCCGACTGCAAGACCGAGCCCAACCATCCGCTCAAGCCCCGGCACCTGCGGACCCACGACCTGTTCCCCGGCGAGGAGTGGCGGGGGCACGACCCGGTGACCGGCCGGCGGATGCTGCTGGGCAACGGCGACGTCCGGATCTTCTACGTCGCCGCCGGGCTGGCCTCTCCGCTGTACCGCAACGCGATCGGCGACGAGTGCGTCTACATCGAGTCCGGCACCGGCGCCGTCGAGACCGTGTTCGGCGTCCTGCGCTTCCGGCAGGGCGACTACGTGCTGCTGCCGCGCGGCACCACCCACCGCTGGGTCCCCGCGGGCGACGGCCCGGTGCGGGCGTACTGCATCGAGGCGTCCTCGCACATCCAGCCCCCGCCGCGCTACCTGTCCAAGGCGGGGCAGTTCCTGGAGCACGCCCCGTACTGCGAACGCGACCTGCACGGCCCCGACGAGCCGCTGCTGGTCGACGGGGAGGACGTGGAGGTGCTGGTCAAGCACCGCGGCCCCGGCGGCGTCACCGGGACCCGGTACGTGTACGCCCGGCACCCGTTCGACGTGGTCGGCTGGGACGGGTGCCTGTACCCGTACACCTTCAACGTCGAGGACTTCGAGCCGATCACCGGCCGGGTGCACCAGCCGCCGCCGGTCCACCAGGTCTTCGCCGGCGGGGGCTTCGTGGTGTGCAACTTCGTGCCCCGCAAGGTCGACTACCACCCGCTGTCGGTCCCGGTGCCCTACTACCACTCGAACGTGGACTCCGACGAGGTCATGTTCTACTGCGGCGGCGACTACGAGGCCCGCAAGGGCTCGGGGATCGGGCAGGGCTCGGTGTCGCTGCATCCGGGCGGGCTCGCGCACGGCCCGCAGCCGGGGGCCTACGAGGCCAGCATCGGCAAGGACTTCTTCGACGAACTGGCGGTCATGGTCGACACGTTCCGGCCGCTGGAACTGGGCGAGGGCGGCCGGGCCGCCGAGGACCCCGGCTACGCCTGGACCTGGGCGGGACGGGGGCCGCGGTGA
- a CDS encoding TetR/AcrR family transcriptional regulator, with protein sequence MDVSPGRPLPVLGGPPAERADAARNRRRILAAAARLLAERGAAALSMDEVAQAAGVGVGTVYRRFTDRAGLLYALVDQRERDFQAAFLHGPPPLGPGAGPAERLRAFLHALAERTDQQADLLLMAEADSPAARFEASYDLYHRHLAMLIGRLRPEADAAYLADALLAPFAANLFVHQRRARGMTLQRIRAGLDELIAGLTRSG encoded by the coding sequence GTGGACGTGAGCCCGGGCCGACCCCTGCCGGTGCTCGGCGGGCCGCCCGCCGAGCGCGCCGACGCCGCCCGCAACCGCCGCCGGATCCTGGCCGCCGCCGCCCGGCTGCTGGCCGAACGCGGCGCGGCGGCGCTGTCGATGGACGAGGTCGCCCAGGCCGCCGGGGTCGGCGTCGGCACCGTCTACCGCCGGTTCACCGACCGCGCCGGGCTGCTCTATGCCCTGGTCGACCAGCGGGAACGCGACTTCCAGGCGGCCTTCCTGCACGGCCCGCCGCCGCTCGGCCCCGGCGCCGGCCCGGCCGAGCGCCTGCGCGCGTTCCTGCACGCCCTGGCCGAACGCACCGACCAGCAGGCCGACCTGCTGCTGATGGCCGAGGCGGACTCGCCTGCCGCCCGCTTCGAGGCCTCCTACGACCTCTACCACCGCCATCTGGCGATGCTGATCGGGCGGCTGCGGCCGGAGGCGGACGCGGCCTACCTGGCCGACGCGTTGCTGGCGCCGTTCGCCGCGAACCTGTTCGTCCACCAGCGGCGGGCCCGGGGGATGACGCTCCAGCGGATCCGGGCCGGCCTGGACGAGCTGATCGCGGGTCTGACCCGTTCCGGGTGA